The sequence ATCCGCAATGGTGCGCTGCCAAAGCACTTCTAAGCCAGATCTaatctggtgtagaattgcgccaTAGCCTGTGCCTGAGACACAGCATGGACCGGCACTTCCCTATCCAACCGGCATAGAGGGTGGAAAAGTCACAATTCTTGGCTCTGTACCAGAAATTATGATTAAATCACAGCTTGTATGCCTGTTTTGTGGCCCAAAATATCATATGGATTGAAGCACTCAGGATTTAGCAGCTTCATCATTATTGGGCTAAACCTTTGTTCACCTATGataaaatgttttacacagtgaAACAAACAAAGGATAATTCCAAATAAACTATTTTATTGTTGAATCAGAGGGAAACAGATCTGACATAACATAATAACTGAATTATTTGTAATTTCTGTTAATTTGCAAATATTGCATAACCAATATAAAAGTGTCAGTATAACAcaacataatacattatttaccacATATGACATTGTGATGAGTCTTGCAAATATTGCATACAATAATAAATAACCTTATGCATTATCATAGTAaatattactacactatataaAGCAGAATTAATACATCTATTATACTTTACTACTGCAAATATTGCAAATAAAAGAAACAATAATGTCCTAATAAACAATGTAACATACATTGCATTACAACAGTACATTATATACTTTAAATTTACCACTAACAATAGTGAACGACAGAAGGCATTGTGTAGATAACAACTATATACTAAATATAACAAAATGATCCAAAGTCACtagaggagatttatcaagctgcctagtaagaatgtgctcagctcccatggcaaccaattacagctcagcttttattttaccagtgctcatgaatattttaaatctcccccactgagtACATGCATATTAATATAACTGATAATGTTACAAAATGATACATAATATCTACTATATATCAGGCCGGAGGTTTCACCTACATTATTCTGCAATGCTTTGCATTGGAGGtctgatatatatacatacaatacttcCCTCTGTATAGAGACATTACATataatctgatacattgtatcactggGTATTCATAGAATGTGTCCAAATAGGACTATCACAGATTCTTCATAGAAGATAACTACTCATATATCAATATAGAAGCAAGTCCATACAGGAGATCTGCAGCAGATATTATGATGGACTAGTAAATTACATAGTAATTACACCATGTTCAGAATGAACATCCTCTCCCATCACATGATGAGACATTAGTGACGGACTGAATACTTCCCATCTCCAGCTCTCAGGTATACTGGGGGTACACAGCTCAGAGAGCTCAGTCCACATGTTACATAAGAGGATTCAGTCACTACCAGGGTCTCCACATGGCTTTGCTGCTTTCTGTGGTGCTGTGTTTGCTGGGGGTCTGGTAGACAGGGGATGCAGGAGGAGATGCAGCGCCATATGTCACTGTGTGGGCCCCagggaggttctgtagcagctgcatCTGGAGTTGGGTCTGCTTATGCTGAGACAAAAAGGTGATGGAGTCCTGGAAACAGGTGGAGTAGCCTTCTCTCTGAGCTTGGCTGGAGGTTGTTGCATCTAGAACAGAAGAGACATACATGTCAGTGACAGCGTCCATCACCTGCTACAATCTGCTCTCAGTAAGAAACATATGAGATGTGTGAGGAGCTGGGACAAGACACTTACTTCTCTCTGCCATGTGCTGCTGCAGGAGGGTGACCGTCATCTCCAGGATATCGGCTTTCTCAGGTTTGGAGGGGAGCTGATGTCTCTGAAACTCCTTCTCCAGTAAGATGCGCAGCTGCTCGATGCTGCTGTTAATGCGATCTCTCCTCATCTTCTCTATCACCGGTTTCCTCAACTGCACAACAAGACATGAGGATTGGTTAGTTACATGTAATCGTTGCACCTTTCTAACAATGAATAAAACATTTGATGCTATGAAAGTAGAATACATTGTAGATGAACACTTACTTTTCTGGGCTGTCTGCTGAGGGGATCATTATCAGCGCTGTGGATGAGGCTGTCGCTGTACGGAGCCATCAGTCAGAGGTGCGCAGTAGTGTCCTCTCTGTAGATGAGATGTcagtgatgtgcagtgatggcagattGTCCCCtttatatacccctcctcctgcaTAATAATGTGTGAGGATCAGAGCGAGCACAGGTTCCCACACTCAGCCACCAATAACACAGCAGCGGGGACAATAGACGTGTGTCCATCTGGAGCCTCTAATACTGGAGATaatgggggctgctgggggcaagctgtgctGGAAGTGTGGGAAAGACCTGTGACTAGATGGACTATGAAGTCATCGCATATTGCACTGACCACTGATACTTTCACTATAGTACAGTGTCCATTGACATGTGTCAGAGGAGCAGTTGCATATCCTAATGCTTATTATCCATGTGAAAGGAAATAGAGTAGACAACCTTCAGAAATAATAATagcaatatacagtaatacaaaaATCTGAAAACATGTCCCCTACATCTGAAATTCTCAAtgctataattaataattctgtaGTTCTAAACATTGTAATCATTGTCTTAATTCATATCTTAATCATCACATTCTGATGTCAGAACCTGATGAGCATATAAAGAAAATCGTATAACATGGACTCTACTTATTTCTACTTATTTTGCAAGAAGTTACTCTTGTCACAAACACtgatgggggcatttattaattgctTTCTGTTTTTTGGCAGATTTGTTTGATTGTTGCTGTGCCTTGTGTGCCATAGTTATTATGTGTCAGCGCCACAATTTAGGTTCTTTACCTGTTTGTTTTATTGTCAATCAATTTGGGTGCAGCTTTTGAATCTAAACATTTTCTTCTCTTCCTACTTCTTGGAGATCCTACTTTTTGAATAGTTTATTAGTTTGGCAAGCTGTTTTTGTCTGTACTAAATATGTcatgcattatataaataaaggttttcATTATGAATATTTAAATCTTTTATAATTAAATTTGCTTTTCCCTACTGCCTGATATCTGATATGTGTGGGATACAAGAATCCTTCTCCTGGCCTCTGGGGACAGAGGATGTAGAGGTGTGATAAGACATGTCTGACATCCTAGTGACACTTCATTATCCACAGCATCAAATAGGAAGATATACTGAGCCATGTGGGGGCTAGAGATATCCTTACAAACATATCTAAATTATTGGAAAACCATTTATTTTATATCCAAGCCCAGTTCAATGCAGTGAGATCTTATCTGCAGGTTATTAGTAACTTCATACATATTAATGATTCTATTTGTTTCTTCACTAATGCTGGCAATACTATAGCTTTCAGCCTGAACCCCACCATTGAACTTGTCAGCTAATCTTGTTAATTTGTGGTTCTTATCTTCCTAATTTCTCAGAAAACTAATGTAATTGAACAAGACCCAACCAAATCTAAAATGACAGTGATTCTATAACTTGCCTCATAATTACAGAAATATCAAATCTATGTCAGGCTTAAATAATTGTAATAAGAACTCTACTTCAAATGTTTACTTTATATCAATAAAATGTGTGCAGGATGCTTTTTTAAGCACAGCACAACTTGAATTGTGctctttaaaaattaaaaattaagcaTATCGTTTGCTATTGTCAACAAAGGCATTCTCACTTTTTGACAGCTTTTATAATCCTGCCCTAACAATTATGTGACGTCCCTTTAAGTGGACTTCCAGCTAACTTCATAGGGAGAAGCCAGATGGGTGTAGCATGACACAAGACTTCAAATCATACGACTTTGATATTAttctcaggggcataacttgacggggtgcagaggttgcgatgcaaacggggtgcagaggttgcgatgcaaaccatacattatagtcaggggcctgacacagactttgcactgtgcccatcagcttctagttacgccactgattattTTCCACCAATAATGTCCTGCATTATGTGTATATTAAGTGTATATCTGTTTTAAAAGGTGTTTCTTTAAGAATGGTTATTTTTCTAAGGCATTTCTGCGCTTTGTTACCCAGACATATTTATTGTGTACATGATTTAAAACATTTTCCAACTATTTTCTATTATCTGTGTTTtctgtctgcttgctgtcagtgaataagcATTCTTGTTATGGCATACCATATTACGAAGAGCAATAACGGCACTACCTATATCACTCGATGGTCTGCGAACAATCAAGCTGTCAGGAGCATGGAAAAATCTGTAGATCATAGTAAAAAAACCTTCTCTGGTGGTGCTCAAATCCTGAGTAACATAGTCCAGCAAAAAGAGCATGTAGATGTAGTaatggacggcactcaccaatctctGGTACAAGTATCTTCTTCTTTATTATAACATGAACATATACTCACAAGAAAGGTGAGTGATCAAGCAGTTTGGATAAGTTAGTGACATCATTTTCCaggcttcaattttttttttcttttgtggatCTGCAAACGTTTGACATATAGATGACACATGGACTGTTTTTGTGAACATAGGGCTCAAAAATGAATTAAACACTAATGAAACACAGACAACAAACATGGACCAATGATCTGTTGTTTGCAGTCGAAAACAACACGTTTGTCTGCAGGGAACCTAATAAGCAGAGACTAAAAACGTAACACTGCTTGTTCTATTGTATCAAAGCTCAACCTGCTAGCCTGCAATAAGCCCCTGGACTTTAAGAAAGACATTTCACTGATGGCAGAGatgaagaaaataattaatgaatcATAAGGTGATATCCTGTTTTCATGGATATTTTAAGCATTTCTTTGATACAGGATGAGAACATCATGCTCCCATTGTGGGCAAATTTACTAATAGTATTTTAAAGTTAGTCTATGGGGGATTCATGAGAGCTTGTGTGCCTGAAATCAGGCATTTAAACTCTGAAATAGGCACAGTTCCTGGCATCTAGCCATAAATTGCACCAAAAGGCCATGATGTGGGCGCGGTCATCAGGTGAGTAGGCCTCGCGCAGGCTAGGACGCAATTCAGCACCAGGTTGGATCTGGTGTAGAACTGCCCACAGTGCAACACATGGAGCCATCATATGCTAGATCATTGTGTATGATAAATCCCTCCCTATATagaatataccttatatacttgtgtattaagcctcaccttggcttatacatgagtcaatagaaaaaaataaacttatatactcaccctccggcggccccaatGCTCAGCGCAGCTCCCGATGTCCTTGATGCGCTACACTTCTGTCTTCAATCTTCTGTAGAGCAGGCAGGGACGCTGCCATGTtggctgctgatgacgtcatagtatgcgccgcccaggagataacatggccgcatccctgcctgctgtacaggctgggctggctgtatactacagggggcagcctgggctggctgtatactacagggtgcacaCTGggctggttgaatactacagggggcaggctgggctggctgtatactacaggggacaggctgggctggctgtatactacagggggcaggttgggctggctgtatactacagggggcaggctgggatggctgtatactatagggggcaggctgggttggctgtatatgTTATTGTGCAATGCTTTGCATTGGATATATACTTACATTACTGCCCTCTATATAGAGTCATTATACATTTAATATAATCAGATATGATAACCACAACCCCCGccctaatgtgtttatatagGACTAGTACAGATTCTTCATAGAAGATAACTTCTCATATATCAATGTAGAATGCAAGTCCATATATGAGATCTGCAGCAGATATTATGATGGACTAAGTCAATACAAACAATGACTATGGCATTTTGCTATCACTctctatatagatacaggaggtcccctacttaagaacacctaacttacatatgacccctagttaccttGTAtgaaacctggggactgcctgtacttaataCATGTAATTTGAATTATAGTACTGACTGATGCATAATAtcataatatattgtatatatcagACAATAGGTTTCACCTATGTTATTGTGCAATGAATTACATTAGATATATACTTACATTACTGCCCTCTATATAGAGTCATTATACATTTAAGAGTCATTATACATTTAATATCATCACATATGATACCCCCCCCCTCTGccctaatgtgtttatatagGACTAGTACAGATTCTTCATAGAAGATAACTTCTCATATATCAATATAGAAGCAAGTC comes from Engystomops pustulosus chromosome 6, aEngPut4.maternal, whole genome shotgun sequence and encodes:
- the LOC140135158 gene encoding transcription factor HES-5-like — its product is MAPYSDSLIHSADNDPLSRQPRKLRKPVIEKMRRDRINSSIEQLRILLEKEFQRHQLPSKPEKADILEMTVTLLQQHMAERNATTSSQAQREGYSTCFQDSITFLSQHKQTQLQMQLLQNLPGAHTVTYGAASPPASPVYQTPSKHSTTESSKAMWRPW